In Puniceicoccus vermicola, the genomic stretch ACAGGATAAAGGTTGTCACGCATTTGAATCGGCTGGCGACCTTCCGTCGCATTCGTTCTCAATAACGGATGAACGCTGGCAGGCTCGTTTTTACTCAGATTACCGATGGCTTGGACCGGAAGGAGTTCGACCGATGCATCAAGCTTTACCCGATGCCCAAGAGCAGTCGCGGATTTACCGCACGCGACCAATTCCTTGCCATGGTCTTTGCCCAGTTGACTTACCGGGAGGGGTTGCGCGAGATCGAGGCTTGTTTGCGCGGGAATCAAAACGCTTACGCGATGGGGTTTCGCGGCAACATTACCCGCACCAATTTGGCATATGCCAACCAATGGAGGGACTGGCGCGTCTACGAAGCCATGGCTCATATCCTCATTCGAAGGACGCGGAGACTTTAGGCAGGCGAGACGAACCCGATGGGTCTCGATGGCATGGTCGTCGCGGTCGATTCGAGCACCATCGATCTTTGCCTGACTCTCTTCCCTTGGGCGGACTTTCGTTCCACGAAAGCGGCGGTAAAGATCCACACGCAGTTCGAACTTCAAGGCTCTATCCCGCTGTTCATCGACGTTACGAAGGGACGGGAACACGATGTGTCTTTCCTCGACCGAATGCCAGTCTCTCCCGGAACGATCTATGTAATGGATCGTGGATACCTCGACTTCGGTCGACTCTTCGGCCTCAGCCAGGCCGGAGCGTTCTTCGTTATCCGTGCCAAACGCAACCTCGACTGCTATGTCCGGGAGTCCCGCAGAGTTGCCAAAATCACAGGTCTGCGCAGCGATCAAACAATCGGTCTGAGCGGAGCCCTGTCCAAGGAACGATATCCCATTGCTTTGCGTCGAGTTCGTTTCTTCGACGAGGAGACTGGCAAGGACTTGGTATTCCTTTCCAACAATTTTTCCATCCCAGCATTGACCGTCGCCTTGGTCTACAAGAGCCGCTGGCAGATCGAACTTTTCTTCAAATGGATCAAACAGAACCTGCGGATCAAGTCCTTCTTCGGAACCTCGGACAATGCCGTCAGAACCCAAATTTGGATCGCCATCTGCACCTATCTTCTCGTCGCCAGTCTCAAAAAGACTCTCTGCCTCGACCACAGTTTGACCCGGATTCTGCAAGTTCTGAGTGTTAACGCTTTTCAGAAAGTTCATATCAATCAGCTATTTACAGAATCCTTCACAAATTTTGACGAAACTCAATTATCTAACCAACTCAACTTCAACGACTTCCTAACTGGACAGTAGTGAGTTTGTATTTTACAAATTATTACGATCTATTATGAATTTCGGTGGCTTTTCTTCCGAAATATGCTCACGAAGTTCTTTATCGTTTCTTATTTTCCTGGGGATTGAAGGGGGGACATGGATTTGAGTAAGAGGAGTGATTCGGCTGATTATTCCCGGTTTTGGGTGCTCTCCCGTGAGAAAAGGAGTTTTTTAGTGGCCTCTTGACGCGTCGCAGTCTGTGGCTGCGTAATCCCATCCCGCCATAACTATCAACAAAACTTACTAAATTCGGGAAAAGGTCTCACGCAGGGTCTCATGACATCCTTTCCGGTCTTTGCCTGGCCAACCTTGTCAAAATCGCTTCCAGGCTTTTGCTCCGGAGAGGGGAGGTTTACTCGAATTCTGCCTTGGCTGGGAGGCGAGCGTCGTGGGAGAATGAGAAATTCGAGGATCGTAGCTGAAAAAGTTTTGAATCGAGGCTATTAGGATTAGAAATACTTTATGGAGTCGGAAAACAGATCTGAAGTTTTCGCGGAGTGTCTTGGTCTGGGCCGGGGGGTGCGTGAGTATCTTCTCGTGGTCTTGGCCGGGTCTCTTTACGCGATCGCGTTGAAGTACTTTGTTCTTCCATCTAAGGTGGTCTTGACGGGGACGGAGGGGATCGCGGCCGCTTTGTCCTACTATTATGAGAGTGAGGCGCTGTTTACGGGGCTTTATTTCGTCTTTCAGTTCATCTTGATTGTTTTTGCGTTCTTCGCGGTGGGCCGGATGTTTGCCCTGCGTTCGCTTTTGGTGGTGGGCACGGTGGTCGGTTTGCTCACCGTTTTACCGGAGTTGAGGGTGGCTGATCCTGAGCCGCAGAACGAACGGATCATTCTGGTGATTTTTGGGGGGCTGCTTTCCGGGGTCGCCAAGGCACTGGCGTTTACCAATCGCGGATCGACGGGGGACGAGGACATCCTCGGGGCTTATTTTGCGATGAAGTATCTGAAGCCGGTTGGGTTTATCGCAATTTTTGCCGCAATTATTTCAACGGGTTTCGGGCTGGTCATGGCTTTCCTGAAGAGCGGGGAGTTTGAGCCCGTGGTGAATACCCTGATGTATACCTGTATCTATATCTTTATCTCCGCGGAGACCCTGAATAACCTCTACAAGAAGTTCAAGCTGACCATGCTCTCGATGATCACGAAGGAGAGGGAAACGGTGGGAGAGGCGATCAAGAAGACTTTTCCGCATCGGACTTACACTTACCAACCTGTTTTCGGTGGCCATAGCCAGGACCCCTTTTGGTTGGTTCGGACAATCGTGACCCACGAGGAGTTGCCCGGGATCAAGGACGCGATCGAAGATGCGGATCCGAAGGGGTTCCTTTATCATAATGATATTGAAGGCACCTCCCGACGATATTTCATCTCGCCGATTCGATGAGCTGATCATATCGGAGCAGATGAGGGGTCTTGGGCCTTATTGAGACTCGTTTGCGAATATTCTGAGGGTCTCGGGCCGATTGAGGATTGTCCTTCTCGGAAGATTTCGTCATCAACAGGAACTTGATGCGATTGGTGGGACTTTTATTGCTCGTCTTTATGGTCAGTGCTCTCGGGGGCTGGTTTGGCGTGCGTTTCGCAGCGAATGAATCGACGAATTCTTCGCTAACGGCCGAGCTGTCGAGTGAGGTTCGGGCGTTGCAGAGTCGGCTGGAAGCGTTGGAGTCCGGTCAGGAGCCCGCGAAGGCCTTGGTCGCCGCCCTGGAAGACACTTCCGGCGAAGAGAATTTCGCAGAGGATCAGAGTTCTTCCGAGGTCGTGGAGGACGAGATGACGGAAAGCCCGCTGGATTCCAAGTGGCCTCCGGCGAAGCGTGAATGGTTTGAGGCGAGGGCGAGTCGCGAGATTGTTACTTTTACGGATCTGGAGGGCCGAGTGGTTGAAGCTAAGCTCGTGGATGTTACCGATGATAGCGTGAAAATCGTCCGGTCGAAGGATGAGCGTCAGTTTGTTTTGCCCTTGGATCGGCTAGTTTCTTCGGATCGTGAGTTTATCGAGTTTTTGGTCGAAACGGGAAAGTTTTCTCCCACCTCCGAGGAAAAATCGGATGAAGTCGACTGGGGCGCAATTTTTGGAGAGGAAAGTGCTTAATGACGAATTCATTGAAAATGAGGTCGGGGCTTGCGTTAAATTTTGATCGCCCAAGGGTTTGGGGAAGTAATTTAACAGGAATTTCCTTTTATTCCTCGAATCTTCGTTTTGAATGCAGGTGAGCCAGATATGGAGACGAAAAGCAGCCAAGTAGGATATAACTCTAAGGTCGAGGGTGACGTGATTGTCACCAAGGTCGACGCCGTAATCAATTGGGTCCGGAAGAATTCCGTTTGGCCAATGCCGATGGGGCTCGCCTGTTGTGCGATCGAGCTGATGGGGGTAGCCGCATCGCGGTTTGACATTAGCCGGTTTGGGATGGAGGTCATGCGCTTCTCTCCGCGGCAGTCCGATTGTATGATTGTAGCCGGGACGGTTACGTATAAGATGGCTCCAGTGGTTCGCCGGATCTATGACCAGATGGCGGATCCGAAGTGGGTCGTTGCCATGGGGGCCTGTGCTTCGAGTGGGGGTATGTATCGTTCCTATGCCACCCTGCAGGGAGTGGACCGTATCGTTCCAGTGGACGTCTACGTGAGTGGATGTCCTCCGCGGCCGGAAGCGCTCCTCGATGCAATGATGAAGCTTCAGAAGAAGATCGAGAAGGAGCCTTCGTTCAAGAGTCTCGGGAAAGAGGCCGAAGAGAAAAGGGTTTGGGCATGAACGCATTGATCGAAAGTTTGCAGCCTCGTTTTGAGGGGCTGGAACCTCGGAAATCCAGTGATCACCCAGCGGTCCAGTGTCCAGCGGACCTGATTTTGCCGTTGATCGAGTGCCTGCGCGACGAGTTTGAGTACAATCTCCTCAGCGATGTGACTGCGATCGACTGGAGTGAAGAGGAATCTCCGCGATTCTCGGTGGTCTATCACCTCTATTCCGTGAAGGAAGCGCGTTACATCCGAGTGGTCACGAACTGTGTCGACGACGAAAATCCATCGGTCGCCTCGATTGTCGCCTTATTCCCCGGTGCGAATTGGCACGAGCGGGAGACCTTTGATATGTTCGGGATCCGTTTTGAAGGGCACCCCGATCTCCGCCGAATTTTGATGTGGGACGAGTATCCCTATTATCCGCTGCGGAAAGAGTTTCCTTTGGCGGGGATTGAGACCGAACTTCCGGATTCTGAAATCGGCGAGGAAACGAAGGCGAAGGTATTGCCGGCTCCGATGATGGGCGGGCCTTTCGTCAGTAAGAGTGGGGCTCCGATGAGCAAGGCCGAACCTCGGGCGAAGGATCAGAGCTGGACCGAATGGCAGAAGAAAACTTCTCTTGAAGACGGGGGAGAGGACAAGTAAGCGACTATGGCTAAGACCAAAGAAATTTCGATTGGGGACATGGGGGCGCGTGCGAGCGCCTATCAGGATGAGCTCCAGGGCGAAGATATGGCCCTCAATGTGGGGCCTTCTCACCCGACAACACACGGGGTTTTGCGCCTTCTGATGGAGCTCGATGGTGATTTGATCACCAAGTGCGAGCCGGTGATTGGCTATTTGCACCGTGGGGATGAGAAGATCGCCGAGAACATGACCTACAACCAGTTCGTTCCTTATACGGACCGGCTGGATTATATCGCGCCGCTCGCCAATAACGTAACGTATGCCATGGCGGTGGAGAAGCTCGCCGGACTGGAAGTGCCCCCGCGCTGTGCGGCCATTCGTCTTTTGGTGACGGAGCTGGCCCGGATTTCTTCTCACCTCCTTGGGGTCGGGGTTTACGGGATGGATGCCGGAGCATGGACTCCGTTCATGTACACCTTTACCGAGCGTGAAAAGCTCTATACCCTTTTCGAGGAATTAACCGGAGCCCGTTTCACCACCTCCTACACCCGGATTGGTGGCGTTGCCCGCGACATTCCCGAGGGCTGGCTGAAGCGTGTGTCGGACTTCTGCGACCAGCACCTCCCGATCCTCGAGGAAACCACCAACCTGTTGACCCGGAACCGTATCTTTATGGACCGGACCGAAGGGGTCGGGGTGATTTCTCAGGAAGACGCCCTGGCGTACGGGATCACCGGGCCGAATCTTCGTGCAACCGGCGTCGATCTCGATCTCCGTAAGGATCGTCCCTATCTGGGCTACGATCAATATGAGTTCGATGTTCCCGTTGGCACCACCGGAGACTGCTACGATCGCTACCTGATCCGGGCCGAGGAGATTCGCCAGAGCATCCGGATCATTCGTCAGGTGATCAAGAGCTTCCCGGACGGGGCTTGGTACGCCGAAGATGCGAAAAAGATTTATAAGCCGCCGAAGGGCAAGGTCCTGACGAGCATGGAGGAGTTGATTCAAAACTTCATGATCGTGACGGAAGGCCCCCGCATGCCGGAGGGGGAAGTCTATTTCGAAGCGGAGAATCCAAAGGGGATTCTCGGGTTCTTCGTCGTCTCCAAAGGGGGCGGGGTGCCGTATCGCTTGAAGATCCGCTCCCCCAGCTTCTGTAATTTGAGTATCCTCCCGAAAATCTGCCCGGGACTCTACCTGACTGACATCACGGTGGTCCTCGGGAGTCTGGATTTCGTGATGGGGGACTGTGACCGATAATTGTCGCCGAATATTTGCAACCGAATTCCAAAACGATTCATGAGCCAACCGACTGAAATTGCGGAACCCTTCGCGCTCCCCAAGGAGATCATCGCGAAGATCGACAAGATTGTCCCGCGCTATCCCTCCGCACGGAGCGCGACCTTGCCTCTTCTCCACCTGATTCAGGACGAGAAGGGATACATCTCTGAGCAAGCCATTGAGTGGATTGCGGAACGTTTGGGAATCGAGCCGATCAAAGTTCTGGAGCTCGTCACATTCTATCCGATGTTCCGCCAGAAGCCGATTGGGCGACGCCACGTCAAAGTGTGCCGAACCCTTTCCTGTGCGCTCAACGGGGGAGCCAAGGTTTGTGAGAAATTCAAGGATGCCTTTGGCGTGGAGCTAAACGAGGTCTCGGAAGACGGCGAAGTTACAGTGGAATACGTGGAGTGCATCGCCAGCTGTGGAACCGCTCCGGTTGTGCAGATCGATGAAGTTCTCCACGAGAATGTGACCGAGGAGCGGGCCGACGAACTGATCGAGGAGATCCGGTCCAACGCAAAGGGGGGCTCCTGAAACCTGGAGAACTGGATATGGCAGCAGGCGAAAATAGAATTTTGTTAAAGAATGTGGATCAACCCGGTTACGGTCGGGACATTGATTCCTACATTTCGAAGGGTGGCTACGAGGCCTTGAAAAAGGCCGTTGGCATGAAGCCGGAGGAAATTTGCTCCGAGGTCATGGATTCCGGTGTTCGTGGCCGTGGAGGAGCTGGATTCCCCGCGGGGATGAAGTGGAAGTTCCTCGACCGGAAGTCGGGCAAGCCGATTTACCTCGTCTGCAACGCCGACGAATCCGAGCCGGGAACCTTCAAGGATCGCCAGCTCATCTACAAGGACCCGCATCAGCTGATTGAGGGAATGATGATCGCCGCCTACGGAACGCAGACGGCTCTCTCCTTTATCTACATCCGCGGGGAAATGTATGACGGCGCCCGCATTCTCGAGGAAGCGATCGAAGAGGCTCGTGCCAAGAACTTCCTCGGCGACGACATTCTCGGATCCGGTTATTCCTGTGATCTGATCGTTCACCGCGGAGCCGGAGCTTACATCTGTGGGGAAGAAACGGGACTCATCGAATCGATCGAAGGCAAGCGTCCTTATCCGCGCATCAAGCCTCCGTATTTCCCAGCGGTTCTCGGACTCTACATGTGCCCGACGATCGTGAACAACGTCGAGACTCTCTGTCACGTAAAGCACGTCATTGAACGCGGGGGCAAAGAGTACGCGAAGCTGGGTAAACCCGGCAACACTGGCACCCGAATCTGGTCGGTCTCCGGCCACGTGCAGAAGCCCGGCTACTACGAAGTGGAGTGCGGGGCTATGACTTACGGTGAGTTGATCAACGAGGTGTGCGGAGGGATGAGACCTGGCCGCAAGCTGAAGGCGATCATCCCCGGAGGATCCTCCTCGAAGGTCTTACGCGCCGATGAACGTTTTCAAGGGAAACTGAAAGACGGCACCGAATTTGACTGGGGGGTCGAAGACATCCCTCTCGATTTCGACGGACCGATGGCCGCGGGCACCATGTCGGGATCCGGAGCGATCATCGTCATGGACGATTCGACGGACATCGTTGCCGCCCTGGCAAATATTAATGCCTTTTATGCCCACGAGAGCTGTGGTCAGTGCACTCCTTGCCGCGAGGGTTCCCTCTGGTTGAAGAAAGTCACCGCCCGCATGGTCGCTGGCGAGGCGCGCGAGGAAGACGCGGATCTTCTCAAATCCATTGCGGATCAGATTGAAGGCCGCACAATTTGTGCTCACGGGGAAGCGACGGCATGGCCGGTGCAAAGCTTTATTCTGAAGTTCCGTGATGAATTTATCGATTACGCCCGGAAACAGGCGGCGGAACGAAAAGCGAAAGATTCCAAGACGGCGGCAGTTGCCTGACCCGGTCTGGAACGGAGCGAAGGACACGATTACAGATAGGACGAAATGAGCGAGAAAGGTCAGACAGAGAAGGTCACCGTAAATATCGACGGTAAGGATGTCGAGGTGCCCACCGGGATCACCATGATTGAGGCCGCCGAGATCGCCGGTAAGGAGATCCCTCACTACTGCTACCACCCGAAGTTGAGCATTTCTGGAAATTGCCGGATGTGCTTGGTGGAGATGGGGATGCCAATGCGTGACCGCGGAACGGGTGAGCCCGTGATGGATGACGACGGCAAGCAGAAGATCGGCTGGATGCCCAAGCCCGCGATCGCTTGTAACTCGAAGGTCTCTCCCGGACTCCATATCAAGACCGACACGGATCTGGTCAAAGATTGCCGCAACGGTGTCATGGAGTTCCTCCTCGTCAATCACCCCCTCGATTGCCCGATCTGCGACCAAGCAGGGGAGTGTCGTCTGCAAGAATTTGCCACGGATTACGGTCGGGGCTACTCGCGCTTTATCGAAGAAAAGAACGTGAAGCCCAAGCGGACCGTTCTCGGCCCGCGGGTCATGCTCGATGATGAGCGCTGCATCCTTTGCTCCCGCTGTATCCGCTTCATGAGCGAAGTGGCGGACGACCCGGTTCTCGGATTTACCGAACGGGGCAGCTATTCGACGCTTACCTGTTTCCCCGGGAAGAATCTTGATAGCAACTACTCGCTGAACACCGTGGACATCTGTCCGGTGGGAGCGCTTACCAGTCGCGATTTCCGTTTTAAGATGCGGGTTTGGTTCCTGAAGTCGGTGAAGAGCATCTGCACCGAGAGTAGTGTCGGGGCCAATACCGAGGTCTGGCAGCGCGAAGGGAAAATTTACCGAATCACACCGCGGCGCAATGACGCGGTCAATGATACTTGGATGACCGATAGCGGCCGAGCCCTTTACCAACAGGTCGAGGCGGAAGGGCGCCTACGTCAGCCCGTGGTCAAGGGCTCCAACGCCACCGCGACCGAAGCGGTTCGCGCGGCAGGCGAGATCCTCAAGTCATCGGAGAAGATTGCCATTGTGGCCTCCACGCACTCTTCGGTTGAGGAGCAATAT encodes the following:
- a CDS encoding 2Fe-2S iron-sulfur cluster-binding protein; amino-acid sequence: MSEKGQTEKVTVNIDGKDVEVPTGITMIEAAEIAGKEIPHYCYHPKLSISGNCRMCLVEMGMPMRDRGTGEPVMDDDGKQKIGWMPKPAIACNSKVSPGLHIKTDTDLVKDCRNGVMEFLLVNHPLDCPICDQAGECRLQEFATDYGRGYSRFIEEKNVKPKRTVLGPRVMLDDERCILCSRCIRFMSEVADDPVLGFTERGSYSTLTCFPGKNLDSNYSLNTVDICPVGALTSRDFRFKMRVWFLKSVKSICTESSVGANTEVWQREGKIYRITPRRNDAVNDTWMTDSGRALYQQVEAEGRLRQPVVKGSNATATEAVRAAGEILKSSEKIAIVASTHSSVEEQYYLSQLARSKKAKVFAVQHLGEEDGLLQSADRTPNTRGSLVTGLLSDLPSADLSDLASQIDSGAVDTVLAVHEDLVAAGLTEAQIAKVQLIQVATQKSASTALAAILIPSLTVFERSGSFINQQFRLQKFHAVIPGPAGLLSDLQIFASLKSLVEGETAATVQVKDAWNSLSSEIEELQGIQFRSIPDDGQTISAGNLANLPFPEKKSLKFDAREFAREAIGVSEAS
- the nuoD gene encoding NADH dehydrogenase (quinone) subunit D, which produces MAKTKEISIGDMGARASAYQDELQGEDMALNVGPSHPTTHGVLRLLMELDGDLITKCEPVIGYLHRGDEKIAENMTYNQFVPYTDRLDYIAPLANNVTYAMAVEKLAGLEVPPRCAAIRLLVTELARISSHLLGVGVYGMDAGAWTPFMYTFTEREKLYTLFEELTGARFTTSYTRIGGVARDIPEGWLKRVSDFCDQHLPILEETTNLLTRNRIFMDRTEGVGVISQEDALAYGITGPNLRATGVDLDLRKDRPYLGYDQYEFDVPVGTTGDCYDRYLIRAEEIRQSIRIIRQVIKSFPDGAWYAEDAKKIYKPPKGKVLTSMEELIQNFMIVTEGPRMPEGEVYFEAENPKGILGFFVVSKGGGVPYRLKIRSPSFCNLSILPKICPGLYLTDITVVLGSLDFVMGDCDR
- the nuoF gene encoding NADH-quinone oxidoreductase subunit NuoF, which encodes MAAGENRILLKNVDQPGYGRDIDSYISKGGYEALKKAVGMKPEEICSEVMDSGVRGRGGAGFPAGMKWKFLDRKSGKPIYLVCNADESEPGTFKDRQLIYKDPHQLIEGMMIAAYGTQTALSFIYIRGEMYDGARILEEAIEEARAKNFLGDDILGSGYSCDLIVHRGAGAYICGEETGLIESIEGKRPYPRIKPPYFPAVLGLYMCPTIVNNVETLCHVKHVIERGGKEYAKLGKPGNTGTRIWSVSGHVQKPGYYEVECGAMTYGELINEVCGGMRPGRKLKAIIPGGSSSKVLRADERFQGKLKDGTEFDWGVEDIPLDFDGPMAAGTMSGSGAIIVMDDSTDIVAALANINAFYAHESCGQCTPCREGSLWLKKVTARMVAGEAREEDADLLKSIADQIEGRTICAHGEATAWPVQSFILKFRDEFIDYARKQAAERKAKDSKTAAVA
- a CDS encoding NADH-quinone oxidoreductase subunit C, which gives rise to MNALIESLQPRFEGLEPRKSSDHPAVQCPADLILPLIECLRDEFEYNLLSDVTAIDWSEEESPRFSVVYHLYSVKEARYIRVVTNCVDDENPSVASIVALFPGANWHERETFDMFGIRFEGHPDLRRILMWDEYPYYPLRKEFPLAGIETELPDSEIGEETKAKVLPAPMMGGPFVSKSGAPMSKAEPRAKDQSWTEWQKKTSLEDGGEDK
- the nuoB gene encoding NADH-quinone oxidoreductase subunit NuoB; this translates as METKSSQVGYNSKVEGDVIVTKVDAVINWVRKNSVWPMPMGLACCAIELMGVAASRFDISRFGMEVMRFSPRQSDCMIVAGTVTYKMAPVVRRIYDQMADPKWVVAMGACASSGGMYRSYATLQGVDRIVPVDVYVSGCPPRPEALLDAMMKLQKKIEKEPSFKSLGKEAEEKRVWA
- a CDS encoding YitT family protein, with the translated sequence MESENRSEVFAECLGLGRGVREYLLVVLAGSLYAIALKYFVLPSKVVLTGTEGIAAALSYYYESEALFTGLYFVFQFILIVFAFFAVGRMFALRSLLVVGTVVGLLTVLPELRVADPEPQNERIILVIFGGLLSGVAKALAFTNRGSTGDEDILGAYFAMKYLKPVGFIAIFAAIISTGFGLVMAFLKSGEFEPVVNTLMYTCIYIFISAETLNNLYKKFKLTMLSMITKERETVGEAIKKTFPHRTYTYQPVFGGHSQDPFWLVRTIVTHEELPGIKDAIEDADPKGFLYHNDIEGTSRRYFISPIR
- the nuoE gene encoding complex I 24 kDa subunit family protein, coding for MSQPTEIAEPFALPKEIIAKIDKIVPRYPSARSATLPLLHLIQDEKGYISEQAIEWIAERLGIEPIKVLELVTFYPMFRQKPIGRRHVKVCRTLSCALNGGAKVCEKFKDAFGVELNEVSEDGEVTVEYVECIASCGTAPVVQIDEVLHENVTEERADELIEEIRSNAKGGS